CCTGGGCGACCTCGGCGTCGCCGCGCGGGAACGACACCGTGGTGCCGCCCTCGAAGTCGATGCCGAAGGTGAACCCGCGGATCAGGATCGCCGCGATCGACAGGATGAACATCGCGCCGCTCACCGCGTACCACAAGCGGCGTTTGCCGATCACCTCGAACGCGCCGGTGCCGGTGTAGAGGCGGTTGAGGAAGCCGTGGTGCGGCGCCTGCGCATCCGCCGTCGAGGCGGTCAGCTCGGTGGCGGTGCTCGTCATTGCGTCATCGGTCTTGGCCGTCTTGGCCGTCTTCGCCGTCTTGGCACTCATCGCGCTATCCCCGTCCCGCCGATGTGGTCGCCGGGCGGCCCAGGGCCCGCCGTTCGCGGGCCACCTGTTGGACCGCCCCGAGGCCGTTGTAGACCGGTCTGGCCAGCCTGGCCGACTTCGAGGTCAGATACACCAGCGGCCAGGTCACCAGGAACACCACCACGATGTCGAGCAGGGTGATCAGCCCGAGGGTGAACGCGAAGCCCTTCACCTGGCCGATCGAGAGCACGTAGAGCACTGCGGCGGCCAAAAACGTCACCGCGTTGCCCGACACGATGGTCTTGCGGGCCCGTACCCAGCCGCGCGGCACCGCCGAACGATAGGAGCGGCCCTCGCGGATCTCGTCTTTGATGCGTTCGAAATACACCACGAACGAGTCGGCGGTGGTGCCGATCCCGATGATCAGACCGGCGATGCCGGCCAGATCCAGGGTGTAGTTGATCTGGCGGCCCAACAACACCAGCACGCCGTAGGCCATCACCCCGGCGAGCACCAGCGACAGCGCGGTCAAGATCCCCAGCACCCGGTAGTAGACCAGGGCGTAGATCAACACCAGCACCAGCCCGATCGCCCCGGCGATCAGCCCGGCCTCCATCGCCTGCAGCCCCATCGAGGCCGAGACGGTCTGGGCCTCGGAGGACTCGAACGACAGCGGCAGCGACCCGTACTTCAGCGCGGTGGCCAACTCGGCGGCCTCCGACTGGGTGAAGTTCCCGGTGACCTGGGTGCGCCCGCCGGGGATGGCCTCCCGGATGACCGGGGCGCTGATCACCTGCGAGTCCAGGGTGAACGCCGTGCCGGTGCCGATGTTCTGGGCGGTGAACTTCGCCCAGGTGTCGGCGGCGTCGCTTTTGAAGCTGACGTCGACGACGTTGCCGCCGCCCTGCGGGTCCATGCCGGAGGTGGCGTCTTTGATCTGGTCGCCGCTGATGATCGACGGGGCCAACAGGTAGGCGGTCTGCCCGTCGGTCGAGCAGGTCACCAGCGGCAGTTCCGGGTCGTCGTTGCCGGCGAGCACGTCCTCCTCCCCGCAGCGCTGGGCCTGCGCGAGCAGCGCCTGGATCTGGATGAACTGGTTGTCGCTCTGGCGCACCTTCTTCTCGATCTCGATGCGTTCGGCCAGCGCCTTGCGTTTATCGCCGGGGGCCGCGGGCTCCTCGGTGGGCTGCTCTCCCGGCGCGGGCTGCTCGGTGGGCTGCTCTCCCGGCGCGGGCTGCTCGGGACTCGAGGTGGGCGTGGGGGTCGGCGGCGGATCGGCCGGGAACGGGCGCGGCTGCGGGGTCGGGGTCTCGGCGCCGGGAACCGCCGGGGTGTCGGTGGGGACATCGGCCGGCAGGCTATCGGGCGGTGCGTTGCCGGGTAGCTCCGCCGGCGGCACCTCGGCATCGCCGGGCAGGTCGATCGGCGGGGTGCCCGGCGCCTCGGGCCCGTCGGCCTGCTCGTCCTCGGCGCTGCGCGCCGGGATCTGCTCCATCACCGGGCGCACGTACAGCCGGGCGGTCTGGCCCAGGTTGCGGGCCTCATCACCGTCGGTGCCGGGCACCGTGATGATCAGGTTGTCGCCGTCGATGACCACCTCGGAGCCGGAGACGCCGAGCCCGTTGACCCGCGCCCCGATGATCTCCTGGGCCTTCAGCAGGGCATCGCGGGTCGGTTTGGACCCGTCGGGGGTGCGCGCGGTCAGCGTGACCCGGGTGCCGCCCTGCAGGTCGATGCCGAGTTTGGGTTCGGGTTTTTTGTCACCGGTCAAAAACACCAGCAGGAAGGTGCCGATGAGCAGCGCCAGAAACGCCGACAGGTAGCGGGCAGGATGCACCGGCGCCGAAGGCGATGCCACGTTTTGTGTCTCCTCGCTTGACGATCAGTTCGACAGCACCCGCAAACAGTACGTGGCGCTGAGCCGGTCTCAGTCCTTGGTCAGCCGTTCGGCGTCGGAGTCGCTGAGTTCAGCGGCGCTCGCGGCGGTCTCGGGCTCGATGCGGTCGCGGATCGCCAGCTTCATCCAGGTGGTCACGACACCGGGGGCGATCTCCAGGTCGACGTTCTCGTCGGTGATGGCGGTGATGGTGCCCTCCAGTCCCGAGGTGGTGTGCACCCGGTCGCCGATCTGCAACGATTCGTGCAGGTCAATGGTGGCCTGCATGGCGCGCTTCTGCCGGCGGGACGCGAAGAACATGAACGCGCCCAACACGACGAATATCGGCAGGAAGATGACCAGTTGATCCATGGCGGCGACAATCTCTCGGGGTTGCTCTATTTCGACAGGTCACCAGTGTGCCATTAGCACCGGGCTGCGCCCGCGGGGACCGGCCATTTCCCGCGACCCCCGCGCAGGCGCCGCGGCGACCTCATAAACTGGTGCGCGCACGGTAACCCTTCTTGGAGGCACCCGATGATGCGCTTGCCGAAGTTCCCCTCGTCTGCCACGCCGATCTCGGCAGCCCTGGCCCCGCTGGCCCTGGCGGTGCTGGCCCCGCTGGGCACGGTGGCGGTGGCCGCCGCACCCCCCGCGGCCACGGCGCCGATGAACTGCGCCCCCGGCGAATGGTGGGACCCCACCGCCAACGTCTGCCGGCCCCTCGGTGTCGGCCCGCAGCCGATGGACTGCGCCGCCGGCGAATGGTGGGACCCCACCGCCAACGTCTGTCGGCCCCTCGGTGTCGGTCCGCAGCCGCTGAACTGCGACAACGGCTGGTGGTGGGACCCGACGATCAACGAGTGCGCCCCGCCGGTGGCACCGCCGAACTGACCCCGACGCGCCGCGCAGTGACCCGCCCCGCGGCGCTCGCACGCGGTGGTCGAATTCACAGCGGCCGGCGCGACTGCGCCGTTTCCAAATTAACTTAGTTTTGCTAACGTAGTTTCTGTTGGGCGCAGCGCAGAGCCCACCTACTTGTTCTTTGATTACGTTGAGGTTCGCTTATGTCTGTTGCTATGTCTGTTGATGCCCGCGACGAGGAGCAACACCGTCGCGTCTCTGCCCTGGCCGCCGCCGACCCGCAGTTCGCTGCCGCGCAGCCGTCACCGGCGGTCGCCGCCGCCGTCGACGAGCCGGGCCTGACGCTGGCACAGACCATGCAGACCGTGCTCGATGGCTATGCCGATCGCCCCGCGCTCGGGCAGCGCAAGGTCGAGTTCGTCACCGATGCGGCCGGGCGCACCGGCGTCGCCTTGCTGCCGGAATTCGAGACCATCACCTATCGCGAGCTCTCCGACCGGGCCGCGGCGGTGGCCGCGGCCTGGCACGCCGCGTCGGTGCGGCCCGGCGACCGGGTCGCGGTGCTGGGATTCACCAGCGTCGACTACACCGTCATCGACATCGCTCTGGCCCTGATGGGTGCGGTCTCGGTGCCGCTGCAAACCAGCGCCGCACCGGCCCAGTTGACCCCGATCGTCGCCGAGACGGCGCCGGCGGTGGTGGCCGCCAGCGTCGCCAACCTCGCCGACGCGGTCGCCCTGGTCCACGACGCGCCCAGCGTGACCCGGCTGGTGGTCTTCGACTACCTCGACCGGGTCGACGAACACCGTGAGGCCCTGCAGACCGCGCGCGCCGAACTGGCCGACACCGCTGTGGCGGTCGAGGCCCTCGGCGACATCGCCGAGCGCGGCGCAGCCCTGCCGCCGGCGCCGGCCTCCCCCGCCGACGACTCCGACGAGTCGTTGGCGCTGCTGATCTACACCTCCGGGTCCACCGGCGCCCCCAAGGGCGCGATGTACCCGGCGCGCAACGCCGCCAAGATGTGGCGGCGGTCCAGCAAGGACTGGTTCGGCCCGAGCGCGGCGTCGATCACGCTGAACTTCATGCCGATGAGCCACGTGATGGGCCGCGGCATCCTCTACGGCACCCTGGCCAACGGCGGCACCGCCTACTTCGCCGCCCGCAGCGACCTGTCCACCTTCCTGGAGGACCTGGCGCTGGTGCGGCCCACCGAGTTGAACTTCGTGCCCCGCATCTGGGAGATGCTCTACCAGGAGTACCAGTCCGAGGTCGACCGCACGCTGGCCGCCGGCGACCGCGAGCGCGCCGAGGTCGAACAGCAGGTGCTGGCCGCGCAGCGGCAGGACCAGCTGGGCGGGCGGTTCATCTTCGTGATGACCGGCTCGGCTCCGATCTCCGACGAGCTCAAGGCGTGGGTGTCGGACCTGGTCGAACAGCCGGTGCTCAACGGCTACGGATCGACCGAGGCCGGCATGGTCACCTTCGACGGCGAGATCCAGCGTCCGCCGGTGCTCGACTACAAGCTGGTCGACGTTCCCGACCTGGGCTACTTCG
This sequence is a window from Mycolicibacillus parakoreensis. Protein-coding genes within it:
- the secD gene encoding protein translocase subunit SecD, producing MASPSAPVHPARYLSAFLALLIGTFLLVFLTGDKKPEPKLGIDLQGGTRVTLTARTPDGSKPTRDALLKAQEIIGARVNGLGVSGSEVVIDGDNLIITVPGTDGDEARNLGQTARLYVRPVMEQIPARSAEDEQADGPEAPGTPPIDLPGDAEVPPAELPGNAPPDSLPADVPTDTPAVPGAETPTPQPRPFPADPPPTPTPTSSPEQPAPGEQPTEQPAPGEQPTEEPAAPGDKRKALAERIEIEKKVRQSDNQFIQIQALLAQAQRCGEEDVLAGNDDPELPLVTCSTDGQTAYLLAPSIISGDQIKDATSGMDPQGGGNVVDVSFKSDAADTWAKFTAQNIGTGTAFTLDSQVISAPVIREAIPGGRTQVTGNFTQSEAAELATALKYGSLPLSFESSEAQTVSASMGLQAMEAGLIAGAIGLVLVLIYALVYYRVLGILTALSLVLAGVMAYGVLVLLGRQINYTLDLAGIAGLIIGIGTTADSFVVYFERIKDEIREGRSYRSAVPRGWVRARKTIVSGNAVTFLAAAVLYVLSIGQVKGFAFTLGLITLLDIVVVFLVTWPLVYLTSKSARLARPVYNGLGAVQQVARERRALGRPATTSAGRG
- the yajC gene encoding preprotein translocase subunit YajC, whose product is MDQLVIFLPIFVVLGAFMFFASRRQKRAMQATIDLHESLQIGDRVHTTSGLEGTITAITDENVDLEIAPGVVTTWMKLAIRDRIEPETAASAAELSDSDAERLTKD